TTTCTATTGGTTTTTAGGCAACTAATGAACCTAATATTACCACAAATGTTAGAAAATTGTAATTGGTTAACGCAAAACAATATGAATAACATTTATTCATTTAGCCCAATCTCTAGAAATTTATTACTGTGATAATTTTATTATAATCTCGCCTGAAGATAGAGAGGGCTTGATAACGATAGTAAAGTATCAAACAATATCTATTGGAACTATAAGGAAGATCATGCGAATATAAAATGGCTGGATAGTGATACCGTGGTAATAAATGGTCAAGTGTTGGATGTGGGTGTTGAGGATTTTCAAAAATCATTAGCTTTTTATAGAGACGGTTTAGGGTGGAATTTGTCTAAAGCAAATAATGAGAAAATTGCCTTTTTCCCATTAAACGGAATAGTGCTGGCATCACTTTATCAGCTTTCTTAGGATAAATCTGTATGTGCTCACCATTGGGTCGTTTTACAAAGGTACTACTATCCTTGAAAAAGAAGTCGTTTAGAATTTGGCTCTAATATCTAGCCAACCATAGGCGGTTACTTCACTCTTGAAGCCATCCATTTCAAGTAGTTTAGAGTCTATTTTATAGCCTCCATTGCGTTCATAAAACCTTCTATAGGGGCTTTCGGATAAGACCCAAACTAAAACTGAATATATACCTAATTGTTCAAATCTTTTCATTACCGAACGAATGAGGGAACTTCCGATTCCTTTATTTTGCTGGTCTTTATAAATATAAATTGCATAGAGTTCTCCGCTATAAACAGGATTTGACGTTCTTTCAGGACCAGCAGCAGCAAAACCAATAATATTTTGCGTTTCATTTTCAGCAACGTAAATAAATGAATTGTGAAAGGGAAATTCCCTCCAACCTTTTTCTCGTTCCTCATAGGATAGATTATTTAAATATTCATCAGAAATAATTCCACGATAAGCGGTTTTCCAGGTATCAACAGTTACTTTTGAAATAGCCGGCGCATCATTAATGTGGGCTTCTCTGATTTTCATGAATAAGATACTCCTCTTAAATTAGTATTTTTGTTATTATACATGCTTTTGATCTTTTGTTACTACTTGTGACAATTTTATATGATTAGAGAAAATTATTGCTAAGAATAAAAATATAATGTTATTATATTATAAAGTGATTATATAAATAATTGATGTAGAAATAATAAACTTAAAGGAGGAATACTCGATGGATATCAAAGTGCTTGGAACAGGTTGCCAGAAGTGCAAGGAACTTGACAAATTGGTTAGGGAAGTGGTGGCAGAAATAAACGTACCGGCCAATGTGGAGAAGGTAGAAGACATTGCGCAAATTGTACAGTACGGTGTGATGCTGACTCCTGGACTGGTGATAAATGGCAAAGTAAAAATCTCTGGCCGACTGCCAAATAAAGCAGATATTAAAAAGATGATTGAAGAAGAAAAGTAAATTACTGCAGTGCCCAGGTCCTTCAGAGGTTCTGCCGTGACTATGGCTGAAAATTATGATGATGCATTGGTAATATGCGGTTTGTCTGTGGTTGTGACTACAAAGATGAACAGGCCATGAGAATAGGAGAACACTCCCTCCTTTGGACGAAAGAACACACCTCTGAGGAAAACAAAGCATGGCTCCGGCAATTACCCCAGCGTTTGGAATTCACCGCTGGTGCACTAAGATTTTTGTTGGTACATGGCAGTCCCAGGCAGTTGAACGAATACCTTTTTGTAAACACCCCAGAAGAGGTCTTGTCCCAATTTCTAACTGAGAATCAGTGTGATGTACTGGTTTGCGGACATACCCACCTTAAAGCAAGCCAACGAGACCCTGAATACCTTCGGTGGTATAATCGACAAATAAAATTAGTACTCCATACCTGGGGAATGGGGTATTTTTCCAATCCTCCCTGGGCAACGTCTGTCCAGCCAGCAGTAAATGTATGAAGTAAAAGTTATAGGATTTGGTGATAATCCAGCGGGGTTAACCTTGCTGGTTTTTTAATTTCTGTGTATTGGAGCTGGCGGACCCCGTAGAAAAATAGCAGGCGTTTTATGCCCGCTATTTTT
This genomic interval from Desulforamulus reducens MI-1 contains the following:
- a CDS encoding thioredoxin family protein, which encodes MDIKVLGTGCQKCKELDKLVREVVAEINVPANVEKVEDIAQIVQYGVMLTPGLVINGKVKISGRLPNKADIKKMIEEEK
- a CDS encoding VOC family protein, coding for MGVEDFQKSLAFYRDGLGWNLSKANNEKIAFFPLNGIVLASLYQLS
- a CDS encoding metallophosphoesterase family protein; its protein translation is MRFVCGCDYKDEQAMRIGEHSLLWTKEHTSEENKAWLRQLPQRLEFTAGALRFLLVHGSPRQLNEYLFVNTPEEVLSQFLTENQCDVLVCGHTHLKASQRDPEYLRWYNRQIKLVLHTWGMGYFSNPPWATSVQPAVNV
- a CDS encoding GNAT family N-acetyltransferase, with protein sequence MKIREAHINDAPAISKVTVDTWKTAYRGIISDEYLNNLSYEEREKGWREFPFHNSFIYVAENETQNIIGFAAAGPERTSNPVYSGELYAIYIYKDQQNKGIGSSLIRSVMKRFEQLGIYSVLVWVLSESPYRRFYERNGGYKIDSKLLEMDGFKSEVTAYGWLDIRAKF